The DNA region TGGGCAACGTGGCCGGCTACCGCGCCGCCTTCATCGACGCCAGCGAGTACATCCACAAGAACACGCCCAAGGCCGAGCAGCCCAAGAAGAAGCGCAGCTGGTGGCAGGGTTCGTCCAACGGCAACGGCACGGCGGCCGACAGCGACAAGGACGCCGGCGGCAAGCGCGACCTCAAGCTCGACACCCTGGCCGGCGCGATCAAGGGCGACATCCTGGTTCACATCCACTGCTACCGCGCCGACGAAATGGCCACCATGCTCGACCTGGCCAAGGAATTCGGCTTCAAGGTCAGCGCCTTCCACCACGGCGTGGAGGCCTACAAGCTCGCCGACCGCCTGGCCGCCGAGAACGTCTGCGGCGCGCTGTGGGCCGACTGGTGGGGCTTCAAGATGGAAGCCTTCGACGGCATCCAGGAAAACATCGCCCTGGTCGACCGCCCCGCCAACAGCTGCGCCATCGTCCATTCGGATTCGCAGGAAGGCATCCAGCGCCTGAACCAGGAAGCGGCCAAGGTCATGGCCCACGCCAAGCTCGCCGGCATGGACATCCCGCCCGAACGCGCGATCCGCTGGCTGACCCAGAACGCCGCCAAGTCGCTGGGCGTGCTGGAACAGACCGGCACCCTGGAGACCGGCAAGATGGCCGACGTGGTGGTGTGGAACGGCAACCCCTTCAGCGTGTACGCCAAGGCCGAACAGGTCTACGTGGACGGCGCGCGCATCTTCGACCGCAACGACCGCAACCGCCAGCCCACCTCGGACTTCCTGCTCGGCCAGGGCGCCCGCGCCGCCGGAGGTGCGCCGTGAGCACCATTCCCGTCATTCCGGCGAACGCCGGAACCCATTTTGATTTGC from Lysobacter silvisoli includes:
- a CDS encoding amidohydrolase encodes the protein MIRPLLAGCGLALLVGAAQAAPPAPAASRFTQDPYPSTYRPIAAGPVLLQHATVLTGTGQRLDDADVLMQGGKIVAVGTGLDAPADATRVDATGKWVTPGLIDVHSHLGVYPSPGVSAHSDGNEMTSPVTPNVWAEHSVWPQDPGFAAAMAGGITTLQVLPGSANLIGGRGVTLKNVPATTYQGMKFPGAPWGLKMACGENPKRVYGGRNTSPGTRMGNVAGYRAAFIDASEYIHKNTPKAEQPKKKRSWWQGSSNGNGTAADSDKDAGGKRDLKLDTLAGAIKGDILVHIHCYRADEMATMLDLAKEFGFKVSAFHHGVEAYKLADRLAAENVCGALWADWWGFKMEAFDGIQENIALVDRPANSCAIVHSDSQEGIQRLNQEAAKVMAHAKLAGMDIPPERAIRWLTQNAAKSLGVLEQTGTLETGKMADVVVWNGNPFSVYAKAEQVYVDGARIFDRNDRNRQPTSDFLLGQGARAAGGAP